A portion of the Myxococcaceae bacterium JPH2 genome contains these proteins:
- the hemE gene encoding uroporphyrinogen decarboxylase, giving the protein MNDRLLRAARRQPTDTTPVWLMRQAGRYLPEYRAIRGNIAFLDLCKDPDLAAEVTVQPVTRLGVDAAIIFSDILIPVEAMGIHLELGDKGPHFPNPVRTGADIDRLGVPDPVQGTGFVAEAIRRTRRALNDSVPVIGFAGAPFTLAAYMVEGGGSKSYILIKRLMFEQPALAHRLFQKLTDTLIPYLKMQVEAGAKVVQIFDSWGGELSLWDFERFSLPYLTRMVSELKATGVPVIVFGTGMTPHLPLLKRTGADVIGLDWRVPLDEGRRVLGPDVAVQGNLDPLHLFLPRDELEGRVLDILRRAGPTGHIFNLGHGILPPTDPEAAKFLVEAVHRHGAALRQASANP; this is encoded by the coding sequence GTGAACGACAGACTCCTGAGGGCCGCGCGCCGCCAGCCGACCGACACCACCCCGGTGTGGCTCATGCGCCAGGCCGGCCGCTACCTGCCCGAGTACCGGGCCATCCGCGGCAACATCGCCTTCCTCGACCTCTGCAAGGACCCTGACCTGGCGGCCGAGGTGACGGTCCAGCCCGTGACTCGCCTGGGCGTGGACGCGGCCATCATCTTCTCGGACATCCTCATCCCCGTGGAGGCCATGGGCATCCACCTGGAGCTGGGGGACAAGGGTCCGCACTTCCCCAATCCGGTCCGGACCGGGGCGGACATCGACCGGCTGGGCGTGCCCGACCCCGTCCAGGGCACCGGCTTCGTCGCCGAGGCCATCCGGCGCACGCGCCGCGCGCTCAATGACTCGGTGCCCGTCATCGGCTTCGCGGGCGCGCCCTTCACGCTGGCCGCGTACATGGTGGAGGGGGGCGGCTCGAAGAGCTACATCCTCATCAAGCGCCTCATGTTCGAGCAGCCCGCCCTGGCGCACCGCCTCTTCCAGAAGCTGACCGACACCCTCATCCCGTACCTCAAGATGCAGGTGGAGGCCGGCGCGAAGGTCGTTCAAATCTTCGACTCGTGGGGCGGCGAGCTGTCCCTCTGGGACTTCGAGCGCTTCAGCCTCCCGTACCTCACGCGCATGGTCTCCGAGCTGAAGGCCACGGGCGTCCCCGTCATCGTCTTCGGTACCGGCATGACCCCGCACCTGCCGTTGCTCAAGCGCACGGGCGCGGACGTCATCGGCCTGGACTGGCGCGTTCCCCTCGACGAGGGCCGCCGCGTGCTCGGTCCCGACGTGGCCGTGCAGGGCAACCTGGATCCGCTCCACCTCTTCCTTCCGCGCGACGAGCTGGAGGGCCGCGTGCTCGACATCCTCCGTCGTGCTGGCCCCACCGGGCACATCTTCAACCTCGGCCACGGCATCCTTCCCCCCACCGACCCCGAGGCCGCGAAGTTCCTCGTGGAGGCCGTGCACCGCCACGGCGCCGCGCTCCGCCAGGCGTCCGCGAACCCGTAG
- the fadI gene encoding acetyl-CoA C-acyltransferase FadI — MASEKRNGHRRVAIVRGLRTPFVKAGTVFSGLTALDLGRMVVQELVQRAELDPNEINQVVFGQVIPTLTAPSIAREVVLASGLPRHIEAFTVARACATSIQAMTTAANAIAVGEADVIIAGGTESMSDAPIFTSRPLAHALVASSKGRTLPEKLRPFQKLKGKDLLPVPPAIAEFSTGQTMGESAEKMAKENGITREEQDRIAFNSHQNAARAWKDGRFDNEVMHVVVPPKYEQVVPKDNIIREDTTLEALAQLKPVFDRKYGSVTAGNASPLTDGAAALLLMTEEKARQLGYEPLGFLRSHAFAATDPGDQLLQGPAYAVPVALKRAGLTLADIDLVEMHEAFAAQVASNLQALASKSFAKKAGWSAPVGEVDRDRLNVTGGSIAIGHPFGATGARIVTQALNELKRRNKNTVMCTVCAAGGLGAAVILERA; from the coding sequence ATGGCAAGCGAGAAGCGAAACGGCCACCGCCGGGTGGCCATCGTCCGCGGCTTGCGGACGCCGTTCGTGAAGGCGGGCACCGTCTTCTCGGGGCTGACGGCCTTGGACCTGGGCCGCATGGTGGTCCAGGAGTTGGTCCAGCGGGCCGAACTCGACCCGAACGAAATCAATCAGGTGGTGTTCGGGCAGGTCATCCCCACGTTGACCGCGCCCTCCATCGCGCGCGAGGTGGTGCTGGCCTCGGGGCTGCCGCGCCACATCGAGGCCTTCACGGTGGCGCGCGCGTGCGCGACGTCCATCCAGGCCATGACGACGGCGGCCAACGCCATCGCGGTGGGCGAGGCGGACGTCATCATCGCGGGCGGCACCGAGTCCATGTCGGACGCGCCCATCTTCACCAGCCGTCCCCTGGCGCACGCGCTCGTGGCGTCCTCGAAGGGGCGCACCCTGCCGGAGAAGCTGCGCCCCTTCCAGAAGCTCAAGGGCAAGGACCTGCTGCCGGTGCCCCCCGCCATCGCCGAGTTCTCCACGGGCCAGACGATGGGCGAGAGCGCGGAGAAGATGGCCAAGGAGAACGGCATCACCCGCGAGGAGCAGGACCGCATCGCGTTCAACTCGCACCAGAACGCGGCCCGGGCGTGGAAGGACGGCCGCTTCGACAACGAGGTCATGCACGTCGTGGTGCCGCCGAAGTACGAGCAGGTGGTGCCCAAGGACAACATCATCCGCGAGGACACCACGCTGGAGGCGCTCGCCCAGCTCAAGCCGGTGTTCGATCGCAAGTACGGCTCGGTCACCGCGGGCAACGCCTCGCCGCTCACGGATGGCGCCGCCGCACTGCTCTTGATGACCGAGGAGAAGGCGCGGCAGCTCGGCTATGAGCCGCTGGGCTTCCTTCGCTCGCACGCCTTCGCGGCCACGGATCCGGGAGACCAGCTGCTCCAGGGCCCGGCGTACGCGGTGCCCGTGGCGCTCAAGCGCGCGGGCCTGACGCTGGCGGACATCGACCTCGTGGAGATGCACGAGGCGTTCGCCGCGCAGGTGGCGAGCAACCTCCAGGCCCTGGCCTCCAAGTCCTTCGCGAAGAAGGCGGGCTGGAGCGCGCCGGTGGGCGAGGTGGACCGCGACCGGCTCAACGTGACGGGTGGCTCCATCGCCATCGGGCATCCCTTCGGCGCCACGGGGGCGCGCATCGTCACGCAGGCCCTCAACGAGCTGAAGCGTCGCAACAAGAACACGGTGATGTGCACTGTCTGCGCCGCTGGCGGCCTGGGCGCCGCGGTCATTCTGGAGCGTGCGTGA